AGCAGATCTTAGTCGAGTATCAAGAGACGCTTTAGAGAAGCGAGAAGCGAGAAGCGAGAAGCGAAAAGCGAAAAGCGAAAAGCGAAAAGCGAAAAGCGAGAAAATTTTCAAGGGTTGGCACATAATGCCAACCTTTTTATTTTCAATAAATTACACCATTATCCCCGTCAGGGAGTCATGACCAAGTTGGAGTTTTCATTAACCAAATAGACAACCCATTAGAGACTCCCCACTCGCTCCTTCGCAATGGAACCATATATAACAGGCCTCTCGAAGGACGAAGTCCGATCTCGATTCTCGAAGCGCAGCGCTCTGACACCTCACATTTGCTTGAACATTCTTCTTTTAAACGTTTAATCCATTGCGGTATCTCACCCAATCAAACACCAGCCCTGGGTCGGTTTTACGCAAAGGGGCAATAAATTGATGCCCAGTAATTCTTGGGAGCGTTATCTCAGGGTAGCGCTTCTGTATCTCGCGGGTGAGTTCAATCAATGCCTGATACTGCTTATCGGTATAAGCGACAAAGTCACTGCCTTCTAGCTCAATGCCAATCGAAAAGTCGTTACAGCGTTCTCTTCCGGCAAAGCTTGATGCTCCCGCGTGCCAGGCTCTGGCACTAAAAGGCACAAACTGCACCACTTCTCCATCACGTCGAATCAAACAGTGAGCAGAGACTCCCATATTGTGAATCACTTGAAAAAATGGGTGTTCATTTGGGTCAAGTTGACCAGTAAAAAACTGCTCGATATACGGCCCACCAAACTGACCAGGCGGTAAACTGATATTATGCACCACCAATAGAGAGATATCCGAACTCTCGGCTCTTTGGTCACAAAACGGAGAAGGGACCTGTCTGGCGCTGGTATACCAACCATCTTCGTCAATCATATCGGGCTCATTGTTGGGGCTATTTATCACTATCTAGCCTGTGATTTTATCCCTTTGGCAATGAAATGCGAGATTAATGGCTGAATTTCGTGTTCAGTCAGCGTATCATGCCCACCTCTTGTCCAACTGCGTATAAGATTTGCGATGAAAAACACACACAACAGCCAAGAACGTCTCGAATATTTGAAACAACAACTTCCTTTAGAGATCGCCCGCGCAGTCGCGGAGACGATTAAGGAAGATCTTGGAGGAACGCTTGATCCTGCCGCTGACATTACCGCAAGTCTGATCCCTGCCGACGCACACAATGAAGCAACCATCATTACCCGAGAAAAAGGGGTATTCTGTGGCCAAGCCTGGGCTGATGAAGTGTTTAAACAACTTGGGGGCGAAGTCAGCATTGAATGGCATGTCCAAGACGGCGATCAAGTCGAGCCAAACCAAGTGTTGTGTACCCTATCGGGCCCAGCGCGCGCACTGCTGACGGGCGAGCGCAATGCGATGAACTTCATTCAAACACTGTCCGGATGTGCGACGGTCACCGCCGAATACGCCGCTCAGCTTGAGGGCACTGGTTGTCGTTTGCTCGACACCCGCAAAACCATTCCCGGTCTGCGTAGCGCACTGAAGTATGCCGTAGCCTGTGGCGGTGGGTTTAATCACCGTATCGGGGTGTTCGATGCGTATTTAATCAAAGAGAATCATATCATCGCAAATGGCGGGATCACTCAAACCATCAAAACGGCGAAACAGCTAAATCCAGGCAAGCCTGTTGAAGTTGAAACAGAGAGCCTAGCCGAGCTACAAGAAGCCATCGAAGCCGGTGCGGATATCATCATGCTCGATAACTTCACCACCGAGATGATGCGTGAAGCGGTTAAGATCAACGCCGGACGCGCAGCACTGGAAAACTCAGGTAACGTGACACTCGATACCATTCGCGAGTATGCGCAAACGGGCGTCGACTACATTTCTGTCGGTGCGCTCACCAAGCACCTAAGAGCGATGGACCTTTCGATGCGTTTTAAATAACGCAGCCCAGAACCCACCACGGAGGCCAATGTGCCTCCGTGTTTGTTTTTAACGGTAAAAAAAACCAGATCCGCCTCTCTTTTTTGTGCATATCCAAAGTGTCATCAAGATGATCGCTCACCGGGTGACTCATAAGTAGCTTGATTGATACTGTAGCCGCCAAGCATCTCAGCCTAGTCTCTGCTAACCAGTCATCAGCCCATGTGAGAGACAATGTATCTAGGACGCGCCAACGGTTTCACTTT
The sequence above is drawn from the Vibrio sinaloensis genome and encodes:
- the ampD gene encoding 1,6-anhydro-N-acetylmuramyl-L-alanine amidase AmpD, whose translation is MIDEDGWYTSARQVPSPFCDQRAESSDISLLVVHNISLPPGQFGGPYIEQFFTGQLDPNEHPFFQVIHNMGVSAHCLIRRDGEVVQFVPFSARAWHAGASSFAGRERCNDFSIGIELEGSDFVAYTDKQYQALIELTREIQKRYPEITLPRITGHQFIAPLRKTDPGLVFDWVRYRNGLNV
- the nadC gene encoding carboxylating nicotinate-nucleotide diphosphorylase, with protein sequence MKNTHNSQERLEYLKQQLPLEIARAVAETIKEDLGGTLDPAADITASLIPADAHNEATIITREKGVFCGQAWADEVFKQLGGEVSIEWHVQDGDQVEPNQVLCTLSGPARALLTGERNAMNFIQTLSGCATVTAEYAAQLEGTGCRLLDTRKTIPGLRSALKYAVACGGGFNHRIGVFDAYLIKENHIIANGGITQTIKTAKQLNPGKPVEVETESLAELQEAIEAGADIIMLDNFTTEMMREAVKINAGRAALENSGNVTLDTIREYAQTGVDYISVGALTKHLRAMDLSMRFK